CTGTTTCACGTCAGCCCAACTGTCAGGATTACCTTTAGTTTTTGCCGTCAGGGCGCGGGCATCCAGCATATGCGCATAGCCCATATTGTACGCGGCGAGGGCAAACCAGATCCGTTCGTTCTCCGGCACACTTTCCGGCACTTTACTCATCATATCCTGCAAATAACGCACACCGCCGCTGATGCTCTGTTCGGCATCGGTACGATCCGTAATGCCGAGGCTTTGTGCGGTATTTTTGGTTAACATCATCATGCCACGCACACCCGTCGGGGAAGTGGCCTGTGCATCCCAGTGCGATTCCTGATAAGCAATAGCGGCCAGCAAACGCCAGTCAATTTCTTCGGCGTACTTCTCAAACAGCGGTTTCAACTGCGGCAGTACGGTATCGACGGCGCGTAAAAACGTGCGCGTATCGACGTAATCAAAATCATCGCCATGCCCCAGGTATTTCTCTTCAATGCGTGCCAGCGTGCCGTCTTCATTCATTTCGTTGAAGAAGTCGAGCAGAGCGGCAGAAAGGGTATTATCGCCATCTAACGGGCTAAACCATGTCACCGGCTGTTCGTCGGTGATATCAAGCGCTACAGCGAGTTCCGGGTGAACGCGCTGAAACAGGCTGATGGCGACAGAATCAGCAATGGTGTAACCGAGTTTTCCTTCGATGACATCTTCCATTAGTTCTGCTGAGCCTTTTTTGTCGTCTACCTTCCAGCTTAATTCCGGGAATTTTGTTTCTTTCAGGGTCTGGAGATCGTTAACCACCACATGGCCTGGTGCGATGGTAAGTTGCTCCGCTGTCAGATTGCCCAGCGTACGCGGGCGATACTGACCCACTTTATAAACCAGTTGTTGTGACACGGAATAGTAGGTAGGGCCAGGCTGATAGTTTTTTACCCGCTCACTGTTATAAACCAGTCCTGCAGCCAGCAGATCGGCGTTGCCGTTATCGAGGTCGTCAAACAGCTGGCTGATATTCTGCCGCACGGTCACTTTCAGTTTTACGCCGAGGTACTCGGCAAACTGTTTCGCCAGTTCGTAATCCAGGCCAAAAGGTTTCCCGTTGATTTCGTTATAAGTCAGTGGGGTATGAATAGTGCTCACACGCAACTCTCCCCGCGCTTGAATGGCGGCGATACGGTTGTCGGCTTTACCAAACCAGGGAATGGATGGCCAGAGAGCGACCGCGAGCAGCAGTGCCAGAATGCCGATGAACAGATAATTAATCTTTAATTTTTTCAATTAGTTAATTCTCTGTGTCGTGCGCACCCCAGCTTGAAAAAACGTAATAATAGTGAAAGGTTTACTCATAAATGAGCGGCATTTTGCGTAAACCAGCGCCAGTTGGCAACTTATTACAGCCATTGGCGGCACGCGTTGCTAATTCACAATGGTGATTTTATTTCCACGCAAACGGTTTCGTCGGCGCATCAGATTCTTTATAATGACGCCCGTTTCCCCCCCTTGGGTACACCGAAAGCTTAGAAGACGAGAGACTTATGATGGAAATTCTGCGTGGTTCGCCTGCATTGTCGGCATTCCGAATCAACAAACTGCTGGCACGTTTTCAGGCTGCCAGGCTCCCGGTTCACAATATTTACGCCGAGTATGTCCATTTTGCTGACCTCAATGCGCCGTTAAACGATGATGAGCACGCACAACTTGAACGCCTGCTGAAATATGGCCCGGCACTCGCCAGCCACGCCCCGCAAGGTAAACTCCTGCTGGTGACCCCGCGTCCTGGTACCATCTCTCCCTGGTCTTCGAAAGCGACCGATATCGCCCATAACTGCGGGCTGCAACAGGTAAACCGCCTTGAGCGCGGCGTTGCTTACTATATAGAAGCCGGTACGCTGACCCATGAACAATGGCAGCAGGTGACCGCTGAACTGCACGACCGCATGATGGAAACGGTCTTTTCTGCTTTAGATGATGCAGAGCTGCTGTTTGCACACCATCAACCGACTCCGGTCACCAGCGTTGATTTGCTGGGGCAGGGCCGTCAGGCGCTAATCGACGCTAACCTGCGTCTTGGCCTGGCACTGGCGGAAGATGAAATCGACTATCTGCAGGATGCATTCACAAAGCTGGGTCGTAACCCGAACGACATCGAGCTGTATATGTTCGCTCAGGCGAACTCTGAGCACTGCCGTCATAAAATTTTTAACGCCGACTGGATTATCGACGGAGAACAACAGCCGAAATCGCTGTTCAAGATGATCAAAAACACCTTCGAAACCACGCCGGATCACGTTCTCTCTGCTTATAAAGATAACGCCGCCGTAATGGAAGGTTCTGAAGTGGGCCGCTACTTTGCTGACCACGAAACGGGCCGCTACGATTTCCATCAGGAACCGGCGCACATTCTGATGAAAGTCGAAACCCACAACCACCCAACGGCGATTTCTCCGTGGCCGGGCGCAGCTACCGGTTCCGGCGGTGAAATCCGCGATGAAGGTGCCACCGGCCGCGGCGCGAAGCCGAAAGCTGGCCTGGTCGGTTTCTCCGTATCCAACCTGCGTATTCCTGGCTTTGAACAACCGTGGGAAGAAGATTTCGGTAAGCCTGAGCGCATTGTCACTGCGCTGGATATCATGACCGAAGGCCCGCTGGGCGGCGCAGCATTTAACAACGAATTTGGTCGTCCGGCACTGAACGGCTACTTCCGTACCTATGAAGAAAAAGTGAACAGCCACAACGGCGAAGAGCTGCGTGGGTATCACAAACCGATCATGCTGGCGGGTGGGATCGGCAATATTCGCGCCGATCACGTACAAAAAGGCGAGATCAACGTCGGTGCGAAACTGATCGTTCTCGGCGGCCCCGCAATGAACATCGGTCTTGGCGGCGGCGCGGCGTCTTCCATGGCGTCTGGTCAGTCTGATGCCGACCTCGACTTTGCTTCCGTACAGCGCGATAACCCGGAGATGGAGCGTCGCTGTCAGGAAGTGATCGATCGCTGCTGGCAGCTTGGCGACGCGAACCCGATTCTGTTTATCCACGACGTCGGCGCGGGTGGTCTTTCTAACGCCATGCCGGAGCTGGTGAGCGACGGCGGGCGCGGCGGTAAATTTGAACTGCGCGATATCCTGAGCGACGAACCGGGCATGAGCCCGCTGGAAATCTGGTGTAACGAATCCCAGGAACGCTACGTGCTGGCAGTTGCTGCCGATCAGTTACCGTTGTTTGACGAACTGTGTAAGCGTGAGCGCGCACCGTACGCGGTGATTGGTGAGGCCACCGAAGAATTACATCTTTCTCTGCACGATCGTCATTTTGATAATCAACCCATCGATCTGCCGCTCGACGTACTACTTGGCAAAACGCCGAAGATGACCCGCGATGTGCAAACGCTGAAAGCGAAAGGCGACGCGCTGGCCCGTGAAGGGATCACCATCGCTGACGCGGTGAAACGTATGTTACATCTGCCGACTGTGGCGGAGAAAACCTTTCTGGTGACCATCGGCGATCGCAGCGTAACCGGCATGGTGGCGCGCGATCAGATGGTGGGTCCGTGGCAGGTGCCGGTCGCTAACTGCGCAGTCACTACCGCCAGCCTCGACAGTTACTACGGTGAAGCGATGGCAATAGGCGAACGTGCGCCAGTTGCACTGCTGGATTTCGCCGCTTCTGCCCGCCTGGCGGTCGGTGAAGCGTTAACTAACATCGCCGCTACGCAGATTGGCGATATCAAACGCATTAAACTTTCCGCTAACTGGATGGCGGCAGCAGGTCATCCAGGTGAAGACGCGGGCCTGTATGAAGCCGTTAAAGCGGTGGGCGAAGAGCTTTGTCCGGCGCTGGGCCTGACGATTCCGGTGGGTAAAGACTCCATGTCGATGAAAACCCGCTGGCAGGAAGGTAGCGAAGAGCGCGAAATGACGTCGCCGCTTTCGCTGGTGATTTCTGCATTTGCCCGCGTGGAAGATGTACGTCACACCATCACGCCGCAGCTTTCTACCGAAGATAACGCACTGCTGCTGATTGATTTAGGCAAAGGCAATAACGCGCTGGGCGCAACGGCGCTGGCGCAGGTTTATCGTCAGCTTGGCGACAAACCGGCAGATGTACGCGATGTCGCGCAACTGAAAGGCTTCTATGACGCGATTCAGGCGCTGGTTGCACAGCGTAAGCTGCTCGCGTATCACGACCGCTCTGACGGTGGCCTGCTGGTGACGCTGGCGGAAATGGCGTTTGCCGGTCATTGCGGTATTGAAGCGGATATCGCCACTCTGGGTGACGATCGCCTGGCGGCGTTGTTTAACGAAGAACTGGGTGCGGTGATTCAGGTTCGAGCCGCTGACCGTGAAGCAGTTGAAGCGGTACTGGCACAGCATGGGCTTGCTGATTGCGTCCATTATGTTGGGCAGGCGGTTTCCGGTGACCGTTTTGTAATTACCGCCAACGGGCAGACTGTATTCAGCGAAAGCCGCACCACGTTGCGTGTCTGGTGGGCAGAAACTACCTGGCAGATGCAGCGCCTGCGTGACAATCCGGAGTGTGCCGATCAGGAACATCAGGCGAAATCTAACGACGCCGATCCGGGCCTGAATGTGAAACTGTCGTTTGATATCAACGAAGATGTGGCAGCACCGTATATTGCCACTGGTGCGCGTCCGAAAGTTGCCGTGCTGCGTGAGCAGGGGGTGAACTCGCATGTTGAAATGGCGGCAGCTTTCCACCGTGCAGGCTTCGATGCAATCGATGTGCATATGAGCGACCTGCTGGCTGGACGCACGAGCCTGGAGGATTTCCACGCTCTGGTAGCGTGCGGCGGATTCTCCTACGGTGACGTGCTGGGGGCTGGTGAAGGTTGGGCGAAGTCTATCCTGTTCAATGACCGTGTACGCGATGAGTTTGCAACCTTCTTCCACCGTCCGCAAACGCTGGCGCTGGGGGTATGTAACGGTTGTCAGATGATGTCTAACCTACGCGAACTGATCCCAGGTAGCGAGTTGTGGCCACGTTTCGTGCGTAACACCTCCGATCGCTTTGAAGCGCGTTTCAGCCTGGTAGAAGTGACCCAAAGCCCGTCTCTGCTGTTGCAAGGGATGGTGGGTTCGCAGATGCCGATTGCTGTCTCTCACGGCGAAGGACGCGTGGAAGTGCGCGATGCGGCGCATCTGGCGGCACTGGAAAGCAAAGGGCTGGTGGCACTGCGCTATGTCGATAACTTCGGCAAAGTCACTGAAACCTACCCGGCTAACCCGAACGGTTCTCCGAATGGTATTACGGCGGTCACGACTGAAAGTGGTCGAGTCACCATTATGATGCCGCACCCGGAACGTGTTTTCCGTACTGTCAGTAACTCCTGGCATCCGGAAAACTGGGGCGAGGATGGCCCATGGATGCGTATTTTCCGCAATGCGCGTAAGCAGTTGGGGTAAGTCGTCAAACTATTGGTTTTGCTGCCCGGATGTGGCATTCACGCCGCATCCGGCATTAAACGCCGACCACTATCATAAGCTCCCAGCTCCGGGAGCTTTTTTTGTGTCTGTAAATCACGACAATGGGTGGTTTACTGTGTTGCTTTTTGGCGACATTTAATTGATTGATTTTATTTGGATCTAATAAATTTATCTTAAGGTGTCTCTTTTTAGCGACACAATGGCTGATTTACACCCAAATAGCGAAGAAGTCATAAATCCATCAAAACAACGTATAATCAGTACGTTACCAAACTATTTTATTTATTGGCACAGTTACTGCATAATAGTCATCAGTGGCTCATTCACCGACTTATGTCAGCCCCTTCGGGACGTGCTACATAAAATTCGAATGACGCACAACAAGGTGCCTGCCGTCCAACTTCTGATATCAGCTTAGCTATATCAACCCTCGGGCGAAACGTCGAGTTAGGCACCGCCTTATTCCATAACAAAGCCGGGTCATTCCCGGCTTTGTTGTATCTGAACTTCCCCTCGGTTAGCATCAGGCTATTCGCGTCTGACGAGAGTAACACCTTGAAACGCTGGCCCGTTTTTCCCCGCTCATTACGACAACTGGTAATGCTGGCATTTTTGCTGATTCTGCTACCCCTGTTGGTGCTGGCATGGCAAGCCTGGCAAAGCCTGAATGCGCTTAGCGATCAGGCGGCGCTGGTTAACCGCACTACGCTTATTGATGCCCGGCGCAGTGAAGCGATGACCAACGCGGCGCTGGAGATGGAGCGTAGCTACCGTCAGTATTGCGTGCTGGACGACCCAACTCTGGCGAAGGTTTATCAAAGCCAGCGCAAGCGTTACAGCGAAATGCTCGATGCCCACGCAGGCGTACTGCCGGACGATAAACTTTACCAGGCATTGCGTCAGGATTTGAACAATCTGGCTCAACTTCAGTGTAACAACAGCGGTCCCGATGCTGCTGCCGCCGCGCGTCTGGAAGCCTTTGCCAGTGCCAATACCGAAATGGTACAGGCCACGCGCACAGTGGTGTTCTCTCGCGGACAGCAGCTTCAGCGTGAAATCGCCGAACGTGGGCAATATTTTGGTTGGCAATCGCTGGTGTTATTTCTGGTAAGTCTGGTGATGGTACTGCTTTTCACGCGGATGATTATCGGCCCGGTGAAAAATATTGAACGGATGATCAACCGTCTGGGGGAAGGGCGTTCTCTGGGCAATAGCGTTTCGTTCAGTGGACCGAGTGAGTTACGCTCGGTTGGGCAACGTATTCTTTGGTTAAGTGAGCGCCTGTCATGGCTGGAATCCCAGCGCCATCAATTCTTAAGACATTTATCTCATGAATTAAAAACCCCGCTGGCGAGTATGCGCGAGGGCACTGAATTACTGGCTGACCAGGTTGTCGGGCCGCTTACGCCCGAGCAAAAAGAGGTGGTGAGCATCCTTGATAGCAGCAGCCGCAATTTGCAAAAACTGATCGAACAACTGCTTGATTACAACCGTAAACAGGCGGACGGTGCAGTGGAACTGGAGAGTGTAGAGTTAGCACCGCTGGTGGAAATGGTGGTTTCTGCTCATAGCCTGCCCGCACGGGCTAAAATGATGCATACCGACGTCGATCTCAAAGCAACTGCTTGCCTGGCGGAGCCAATGCTGCTGATGAGCGTACTGGATAATCTTTACTCCAATGCGGTGCACTACGGGGCTGAATCCGGTAACATTTGCCTTCGCAGCAGTTTACATGGCGCGCGGGTTTATATTGATGTCATCAATACAGGCACACCCATTCCGCAAGAGGAACGCGCCATGATCTTCGAACCCTTTTTTCAGGGAAGCCACCAGCGAAAAGGGGCGGTGAAGGGCAGCGGTCTGGGATTAAGCATTGCCAGGGATTGTATTCGCCGTATGCAGGGGGAACTGTATCTGGTCGACGAGAGCGGGCAAGAGGTTTGCTTCCGCATTGAATTACCGTCGTCGAAAAACACGAAATAATGTTAAGAGCCTATCCCATCAGGCTATTTTATTTGCCAGTTTGGCCTCGTGCAGTGCTCGAAATCCTTACGTACTACGTGTACGCTCCGGTTTCTCCGCGCTGTCCATGTCCAAACTGCCTGCAACAATTACGCCCACTGGGATAGGTTTTAAGTCTGGTGAATATGCGACACATTTTTCAACGATTATTGCCCCGACGGCTATGGCTGGCAGGGCTGCCATGTCTGGCATTGCTGGGTTGCGTGCAGAGTCACAATAAGCCAGCTA
The nucleotide sequence above comes from Escherichia coli. Encoded proteins:
- the purL gene encoding phosphoribosylformylglycinamidine synthase, yielding MMEILRGSPALSAFRINKLLARFQAARLPVHNIYAEYVHFADLNAPLNDDEHAQLERLLKYGPALASHAPQGKLLLVTPRPGTISPWSSKATDIAHNCGLQQVNRLERGVAYYIEAGTLTHEQWQQVTAELHDRMMETVFSALDDAELLFAHHQPTPVTSVDLLGQGRQALIDANLRLGLALAEDEIDYLQDAFTKLGRNPNDIELYMFAQANSEHCRHKIFNADWIIDGEQQPKSLFKMIKNTFETTPDHVLSAYKDNAAVMEGSEVGRYFADHETGRYDFHQEPAHILMKVETHNHPTAISPWPGAATGSGGEIRDEGATGRGAKPKAGLVGFSVSNLRIPGFEQPWEEDFGKPERIVTALDIMTEGPLGGAAFNNEFGRPALNGYFRTYEEKVNSHNGEELRGYHKPIMLAGGIGNIRADHVQKGEINVGAKLIVLGGPAMNIGLGGGAASSMASGQSDADLDFASVQRDNPEMERRCQEVIDRCWQLGDANPILFIHDVGAGGLSNAMPELVSDGGRGGKFELRDILSDEPGMSPLEIWCNESQERYVLAVAADQLPLFDELCKRERAPYAVIGEATEELHLSLHDRHFDNQPIDLPLDVLLGKTPKMTRDVQTLKAKGDALAREGITIADAVKRMLHLPTVAEKTFLVTIGDRSVTGMVARDQMVGPWQVPVANCAVTTASLDSYYGEAMAIGERAPVALLDFAASARLAVGEALTNIAATQIGDIKRIKLSANWMAAAGHPGEDAGLYEAVKAVGEELCPALGLTIPVGKDSMSMKTRWQEGSEEREMTSPLSLVISAFARVEDVRHTITPQLSTEDNALLLIDLGKGNNALGATALAQVYRQLGDKPADVRDVAQLKGFYDAIQALVAQRKLLAYHDRSDGGLLVTLAEMAFAGHCGIEADIATLGDDRLAALFNEELGAVIQVRAADREAVEAVLAQHGLADCVHYVGQAVSGDRFVITANGQTVFSESRTTLRVWWAETTWQMQRLRDNPECADQEHQAKSNDADPGLNVKLSFDINEDVAAPYIATGARPKVAVLREQGVNSHVEMAAAFHRAGFDAIDVHMSDLLAGRTSLEDFHALVACGGFSYGDVLGAGEGWAKSILFNDRVRDEFATFFHRPQTLALGVCNGCQMMSNLRELIPGSELWPRFVRNTSDRFEARFSLVEVTQSPSLLLQGMVGSQMPIAVSHGEGRVEVRDAAHLAALESKGLVALRYVDNFGKVTETYPANPNGSPNGITAVTTESGRVTIMMPHPERVFRTVSNSWHPENWGEDGPWMRIFRNARKQLG
- the mltF gene encoding membrane-bound lytic murein transglycosylase MltF translates to MKKLKINYLFIGILALLLAVALWPSIPWFGKADNRIAAIQARGELRVSTIHTPLTYNEINGKPFGLDYELAKQFAEYLGVKLKVTVRQNISQLFDDLDNGNADLLAAGLVYNSERVKNYQPGPTYYSVSQQLVYKVGQYRPRTLGNLTAEQLTIAPGHVVVNDLQTLKETKFPELSWKVDDKKGSAELMEDVIEGKLGYTIADSVAISLFQRVHPELAVALDITDEQPVTWFSPLDGDNTLSAALLDFFNEMNEDGTLARIEEKYLGHGDDFDYVDTRTFLRAVDTVLPQLKPLFEKYAEEIDWRLLAAIAYQESHWDAQATSPTGVRGMMMLTKNTAQSLGITDRTDAEQSISGGVRYLQDMMSKVPESVPENERIWFALAAYNMGYAHMLDARALTAKTKGNPDSWADVKQRLPLLSQKPYYSKLTYGYARGHEAYAYVENIRKYQISLVGYLQEKEKQATEAAIQLAQDYPAVSPTELGKEKFPFLSFLSQSSSNYLTHSPSLLFSRKGSEEKQN
- the qseE gene encoding two component system sensor histidine kinase QseE/GlrK, translated to MKRWPVFPRSLRQLVMLAFLLILLPLLVLAWQAWQSLNALSDQAALVNRTTLIDARRSEAMTNAALEMERSYRQYCVLDDPTLAKVYQSQRKRYSEMLDAHAGVLPDDKLYQALRQDLNNLAQLQCNNSGPDAAAAARLEAFASANTEMVQATRTVVFSRGQQLQREIAERGQYFGWQSLVLFLVSLVMVLLFTRMIIGPVKNIERMINRLGEGRSLGNSVSFSGPSELRSVGQRILWLSERLSWLESQRHQFLRHLSHELKTPLASMREGTELLADQVVGPLTPEQKEVVSILDSSSRNLQKLIEQLLDYNRKQADGAVELESVELAPLVEMVVSAHSLPARAKMMHTDVDLKATACLAEPMLLMSVLDNLYSNAVHYGAESGNICLRSSLHGARVYIDVINTGTPIPQEERAMIFEPFFQGSHQRKGAVKGSGLGLSIARDCIRRMQGELYLVDESGQEVCFRIELPSSKNTK